A DNA window from Nitrospirota bacterium contains the following coding sequences:
- a CDS encoding site-specific integrase yields MKNTKYLTSYNGNYYFRIRVPKRLQSYFKSKFIKKAIGTKDIKTAKIICSVGGAKAVKLFALSNIMDKEEINKAFTDFMKNDFGYFEKGNGDSIPQAEITEDIDNNRIKEIARDFFNGYLKHNDDKPTKIDNPKVTLPLQLEIRDLRIDILKRDISSNELKLAEGYTFNFLERRNINLDKNSEAYKKLIREMGKALIEAFKIEKERVSGNFNNPHDNILQNLLDNPIEQEQRVITTPSKLKKPEKHLTDVIAEFFKEKVAQVAWSEKNEYELKIFYKDLPEIIGNKPILDYTKTDFTDYIELLKKMHGYSGKPIGEIVELVRNGTLKSNKTLSETTIRKYLVQVNMVFEYARQNAYITTNYCVKIKKKDKRKDNEERDVYDATDLKALFNSPIYTDKKNALLYPERWWIPIIALYSGMRLNEIAQLYKEDIIQIGGIWCFDINDEKDKNTKTKSSNLIVPISPVIIGLGFLDFINSFEHERVFKNLFKKRDGYAHYFTRWYNKYNRKYVTKNEKRVFHSFRHTFIDNLKQQGLDKGVRSELVGHSTGSITDGRYGKIIM; encoded by the coding sequence ATGAAAAATACTAAATACCTCACCAGTTACAATGGGAACTACTATTTTAGGATTAGAGTACCCAAACGACTGCAATCATATTTTAAAAGCAAATTTATAAAAAAAGCGATTGGAACAAAGGATATCAAAACTGCTAAAATTATATGTAGCGTGGGGGGTGCCAAAGCAGTGAAACTATTTGCACTTTCAAATATTATGGATAAAGAAGAGATAAATAAGGCTTTCACTGACTTCATGAAAAATGACTTCGGTTATTTTGAGAAAGGTAATGGCGATAGTATTCCACAAGCCGAAATAACTGAAGATATAGATAACAACCGTATAAAAGAAATTGCAAGGGATTTCTTTAATGGTTATCTCAAGCATAACGATGATAAACCCACTAAAATTGATAATCCTAAAGTGACATTACCCTTGCAATTAGAGATTAGAGACTTACGGATAGATATTCTGAAAAGAGATATATCCTCAAATGAGTTAAAATTAGCGGAAGGCTATACCTTTAATTTCTTAGAGAGACGTAACATAAATTTAGATAAGAATTCCGAAGCATATAAAAAGTTAATCCGAGAAATGGGTAAGGCGCTCATTGAAGCCTTTAAAATAGAAAAGGAACGTGTATCAGGTAATTTTAATAACCCACACGATAATATTTTACAGAATTTACTCGATAACCCAATAGAACAAGAACAAAGGGTTATTACAACACCTTCAAAACTTAAAAAGCCTGAGAAACACCTTACAGACGTAATAGCCGAATTCTTTAAAGAAAAAGTAGCACAAGTCGCATGGAGTGAAAAGAATGAGTACGAACTAAAGATATTTTATAAAGACTTACCAGAAATTATAGGTAATAAGCCAATTTTAGACTACACAAAGACAGATTTTACAGATTATATTGAATTATTAAAGAAAATGCATGGATATTCTGGAAAACCCATTGGAGAAATCGTTGAATTGGTTAGGAATGGCACTTTAAAAAGCAATAAAACACTGAGCGAGACAACCATCAGAAAATATTTGGTACAGGTTAATATGGTATTTGAGTATGCCAGACAAAATGCTTATATCACCACTAATTATTGTGTCAAAATTAAAAAGAAAGATAAAAGAAAGGATAATGAAGAGCGAGATGTATATGATGCTACTGATTTGAAAGCACTTTTTAATTCACCCATATATACAGATAAGAAAAATGCATTATTGTATCCTGAAAGATGGTGGATACCCATAATCGCATTATATTCTGGCATGAGACTGAATGAAATTGCACAACTATACAAAGAAGATATAATACAGATAGGAGGTATCTGGTGCTTTGATATTAATGATGAAAAAGATAAAAACACCAAAACTAAGAGCAGCAATCTAATTGTGCCGATTTCACCAGTCATTATAGGTTTGGGGTTTTTAGATTTTATAAACTCATTTGAACATGAAAGAGTTTTTAAAAATCTGTTTAAAAAGAGAGACGGATATGCACATTATTTTACAAGGTGGTACAATAAATACAACAGAAAATATGTAACGAAAAATGAAAAACGTGTATTTCATTCGTTCAGACATACCTTTATTGACAACTTGAAGCAACAGGGCCTCGATAAAGGTGTAAGAAGTGAACTTGTTGGACACTCTACTGGTTCTATTACTGATGGCAGATACGGTAAGATTATAATGTAA